One Oncorhynchus masou masou isolate Uvic2021 chromosome 27, UVic_Omas_1.1, whole genome shotgun sequence genomic window carries:
- the zc3hc1 gene encoding nuclear-interacting partner of ALK produces the protein MAALGSRGNRLDNSPNRQLKSVLASPEKVRELLNAGVLSDENRSTGVQGELDKVAPNGNSQVPCEASNKEAFFTRVESYSCLRWAGKPRTLSPLKCASYGWINVGCDMLKCSSCQAFLCASLQPTLDFQKYDSRIAEITRQLQTQHDKFCPWPDFPCPDRFWLVPANEPSVLLSAFLVRFHTTCLLEQQLPAMKPEQLKTMSLTEDVISTLLQLIEDEQKKQGRSPLKSTSDALAVQVAACIVALCGWTGSPALHATSLPLLTCSFCMRKVGLWNFHQMEGTGKEVEGDVPKSPTTPTSSTPLPAPEAQGDRKTPTSPSPSPYRRGLRSQDKTRGSEQPVGNPSPMVVRTRSRDSPSPSEEQPGPLPRGKRPMTGGRGQGEGTGSEGTASGGSSPQRNPKRMCLSSASSPDGPLHRSVFDPLAQHRDWCPWVNVGKENTQPTGGVPLLGQDGEHQQGWKAALTLLLPMKKYFSPNKAASPLQGPHDKSKRVFAIFRQWQVSSPSQ, from the exons ATGGCGGCCCTTGGCAGTCGTGGAAATCGTCTTGACAATTCTCCAAACAGACAATTAAAATCTGTTTTAGCATCTCCAGAGAAAGTTCGTGAACTTCTCAACGCAGGTGTGTTGTCGGATGAAAACAGATCAACTGG TGTTCAGGGGGAGCTGGATAAGGTGGCACCAAACGGCAACAGTCAAGTTCCTTGTGAAGCGTCTAACAAAGAAGCCTTTTTCACAAGAGTCGAGTCCTACTCT TGTCTGAGATGGGCAGGAAAGCCCCGCACTCTTTCCCCCCTGAAGTGTGCCAGCTATGGCTGGATCAACGTAGGATGTGACATGTTGAAATGTTCAAGTTGCCAGGCTTTCCTCTGTGCATCACTACAACCAACCCTGGACTTCCAGAAAT ATGATTCCCGGATAGCAGAGATAACTAGACAACTACAGACACAGCATGATAAGTTTTGTCCATGGCCAGACTTTCCATGCCCAG ACCGGTTCTGGCTTGTCCCGGCGAACGAGCCATCAGTGCTGCTCAGTGCTTTCCTGGTGCGCTTTCACACCACCTGTCTCCTGGAGCAGCAGCTACCTGCCATGAAGCCAGAACAGCTTAAAACCATG TCTTTGACGGAGGATGTGATTAGCACTCTACTGCAGTTGATTGAGGATGAACAGAAGAAGCAGGGCAGGTCCCCTCTGAAGTCCACCTCTGATGCCCTGGCTGTCCAGGTGGCTGCCTGCATCGTGGCCCTCTGTGGCTGGACTGGAAG CCCAGCTCTGCACGCCACGAGCCTACCCCTCCTCACCTGCTCCTTCTGCATGCGCAAAGTGGGTCTGTGGAACTTCCACCAGATGGAGGGAACGGGaaaagaggtagagggagatgTCCCAAAGTCCCCCACAACCCCGACGTCATCTACACCCCTGCCTGCACCCGAGGCCCAGGGGGACAGGAAGACTCCCACCtcgccctcaccttctccctacCGCAGGGGGCTGCGGAGCCAGGACAAGACCAGAGGCTCAGAACAG CCTGTGGGCAATCCGTCCCCCATGGTGGTCCGCACCCGCAGTAGGGACTCTCCCAGCCCCAGCGAGGAGCAGCCTGGCCCTCTGCCCAGGGGGAAGAGGCCCATGACCGGGGGCCGAGGCcagggggaggggacagggagcGAGGGGACTGCTTCGGGGGGCTCCAGCCCCCAACGCAACCCCAAACGCATGTGCCTCTCCTCAGCCAGTAGCCCT GATGGCCCCCTGCATAGGAGTGTGTTTGACCCACTAGCCCAGCACAGAGACTGGTGCCCCTGGGTGAATGTAGGCAAGGAGAACACCCAGCCCACTGGTGGTGTACCCCTGCTGGGCCAAGACGGAGAGCACCAGCAGGGCTGGAAGGCTGcactcactctcctcctccccatgaAGAAGTACTTCAGCCCAAACAAGGCAGCCAGTCCCCTACAG GGTCCACATGACAAGTCTAAAAGAGTGTTTGCTATCTTCCGTCAGTGGCAGGTA